The nucleotide sequence GCGCATGCGATTGCCTGTGGTAGTTATATGATTGCCATGTATTTCCTGATGGAATCATATTACAAGCCGAGGCCGTGTACTTGAATATTGCTGAACAGTTACACTTTTCACACTTTCTGTACCGGCCGGGCCAGCACGAAGACCAGCGCCGCCACCACGGCCGCCAGCCCGCCAGCCAGGTAGAGCACGCTGGCAAAGCCATCGATAAAGGCGTGCCGGGCCGCTTCCTGCGCCACGGCCTGCATGGCGGGCGGTAGCTGGCCGAAAGCCTCGGCCGCGTTGCCGGCGACGATACGCCCTATCATCTCGGGTGAGGCCTTCAAGCCGTGCAGCCACGCCAGCTTGTCGAACGAGGCGGCCGTGCGCATGGCCAGCACGGCGCCCAGCGCCCCCACGGCCAGCACGATGCCGACAAAGCGCGTGGTGGTGCTGATGCCAGACCCCATGCCCGTGCGTTCGCGGGGGATGCAGGCAAGGATGGCCTTTTGCGTCGTGCCATTCAGCAATCCGGCGCCCGCGCCCGTGACGACCATGCCGGCCGCCACCAGGCCGTATTGCAGGCTGGCGGCGGCCAGTGCCGTGGCTACGTTGCCCACGGCGACGATCAGCAAGCCCGTCACCAGTATGCCGCGGTCGTCCAGCCAGCGCATGGCGCGCGGCGCCAGGCGCGACAGCACCACCATGGCCACGGCAAACGGCAACATGGCGCAGCCGGCCAGCACGGCGGAAAAGCCGAAGGCGTTCTGCAAATACAGGGGCAAGAAGGTCATCATCACTTGCGCGGCGATGGCGTAGCCGAACATGCCCAGCACGGCGCCGACAAACACGCGGCGGCCAAACAGGGACAGATCGACCATGGGCGCGCGCTGGCGCCGTTCCACCAGCACGAACACGGCCAGCAGCGCCGCGCCCGCCATAAACCGCAGCACAGTGGCGTGGCTGGCCCAGCCCGCCACGCTGGCGTCGATCAAGCCCCAGATGATGCAGAACAGGCCGGCCGAGAACAGCAGCGCCCCCAGCGGGTCGAAACTGGCGTTGGACGCATCCTTCGATTCATCCACATGCTTGCCTACCAGCCACATCAGGATGGCGACTACGGGCAGGTTCAGATAAAAAATCCAGCGCCAGTTGATGGCGCTCGTGATCAGGCCGCCCAACAGCGGCGCCACCGTCATGGCCACGCCCATGGCCGCGCCCCACACGGACCACGCCCTCGCCCGCTCCTTTTCCGCGTGAAAGGTGTGGCCGATGACGGCCAGCGCGGACGTGAGCAGCAGCGCGGCGCCCAGGCCCTTGATGGCGCGCGCCACGTTGAGCACGAACGGCGTCCACGCCAGGCCGCACAGCAGGGATGCCAGCGCGAACACGGCCAGGCCAAACAGCATCACCCTGCGCCTCCCCAGGCGGTCGGCAATGCTGCCGGCCGGCAGCAAAAACGAGGCGAACGCCAGCATGTAGGCGCTGACCACCCATTCCACGTCGACAAAGCTGGCATTGAGCGAGCGGGCGATCGACGGCAGGGACACGGCCACCACGTTGGTGTCGAGCATGATCAATGCACACACGCCCGAGCACGTATATAAGGTCCAGTTGGTATTCTTCATGCCTCGATTGTAAGCAAGCTTGTATTATTTCCTGTTATAAGATGAGCGCCTTATAATTCACCCATGGTGAATATAGACAAAGACATGGAGTTGCGGCACTTCCGCTGCGTGCTGGCCGTGGCGCACAGCCTGCATTTCGCGCGGGCGGCTGCCGAGCTGGGCATTTCGCCTCCCGCGCTGACCAAGCAGGTGCAGGAAACGGAGCACCTGCTGGGCACGCGCCTGTTCCAGCGCAGCAAGCGCGCCGTGGCCCTGACGGCCGCCGGAGAATTGTTCGTCATCGAGGCCACGCGCGCGCTGGCGCAGCTGGCGCAGGCGCAGGACGTGGCGCGGCGCGCGGGCCGGGGAGAGCTGGGACGGCTGGAAATCGGCTACGTGGCCTCGGCCGCCTATTCCGGCGTGCTGCAAGACCAGTTTGCCCGCTTTCGCGCCAGCCACCCCGGCATCCACATCTGTGCGCGCGAACAGGCGATGGATACCCTGCCCGGCTTGCTGGACCAGGGCCGCGTTGACCTGGCGTTCGTGCGCCCGCCCCTGCACCTGCCGGACGGCATAGACATGGTGGTCTTGCTGCGCGACCGCTTCGTGCTGGCCCTGCAGGCAGACAGCCCGCTGGCCCGCCTGGACGTGGCGGAACCGGCCGCGCTGGCGCAGCAGGCCTTCATCGTGCCGGAACAGGAGCTGGGAACACTGGAAGTCAGCCGGCGCGGCGGCTTTGCGCCACAGGTTGTGTCGCGCCCCGGCAGCCTGGTGGCCGTGCTGACGGAAGTATCGCTGGGCGTGGGCTGCGCCATCGTGCCCCACTCCGTGATGGCCAGCGTGCAATTGCCCGGTGTGTGCTTCCGCGACCTGGCAGCACCGCAGATCAGCTCGGAAATCGCCGTAGCCTTCCGCCGCCACGAACAGGCGCCCGCCGCGCGCGCCTTCATTGCCCAGCTGCGCGCCGCGGCGCTGAATTGAGAAGATGCTGCCTCAGCCCTGCTTCAGCACGACCACGGCATAGGTGCAATCGCTGGCCGTTTCATTGCTGAACACGCAGTCGGCGGGCGGACCCAGTTCCAGGCAATCGCCCGCGTCCAGCACGTGGCGGGTATCGCCTTCGATGAAGACGAGGCTGCCGCTGAGTGACCAGATCAGCTGGCGCCGCGCCACATAGGCGGCGGCCGGCATCGCCACCACGGCGCCTGGCGGCAAGCTAATATGCACGAGGTCGAGCGGCATGTCGGACGCGGGCGACACATGGCGCCGCACATAGTCACTCTGCGGGTCGATCCACACGGGCTGCTCGGCCTTGCGCAGCAAGCGCCCTTCGCGCATCTCCGCGCGGGCGATCAGTTCTGACATGCTCAGGCCGAAGGCGCCGGACAGCCTTGCCAGCAAGGTGGCCGTGGGGCTGCAGTCGCCCCGCTCCACCTTGTGCACCATCGCGCGCGAGACGCCCGAACGGGCCGCCAGTTCCGTCAGCGACCAGCCCAGCGCTTCCCGTTCGAGGCGCACCCTGGCGCCGATGCGCTGGTTCAATTCGTCTGGTTTAGTGGACATGGGTCAGATTCTATTCGGATTCTATTGGACAAGGCTTGGACGGCAATCTATGATTTGTCCATTATAGTAGACGACTAGCAAGGAGATCAACATGCACATCCGCGATGCCCATGCGGGCGATATCGAGGCAATCACGGCCATCTATAACGATGCCGTCAGCAATACCCTGGCCATCTGGAATGAACGGACCGTCGATGCGGCCAACCGCGCAGCCTGGCTGGCCGACCGCGAGCGGGCCGGCTATCCGGTGCTGGTAGCCATCGATGCGCAGCACAATGTCGCCGGCTACGCCTCGTTTGGCGACTGGCGCCCGTTCGAGGGTTTTCGGCATACGGTCGAGCATTCCGTGTATGTGCGGGCCGATCGCCGCGGCGCCGGCGTCGGCAAGGCCTTGATGGGGGAACTGATCGTGCGCGCGCGCGGCCTGGGCAAGCACGTCATGGTGGCGGGCATCGAAGCGGGCAACGCCGCCTCGATCGCCCTGCACAAGCAGCTGGGTTTCGAAGAGGTGGGATTGATGCGCCAGGTGGGCACCAAGTTTGGCGCCTGGCTGGACCTGACATTCCTCCAGCTTCAGCTCGATGCGCGCAGCGATCCGGACGGCATCACGCCGTCCAGATAAGGTCAGGCAGGCATCAGGGATCGCGTATCAGAGATCGCGTATCAAAGATCGCGTATCAAAGATCGCGTATCAAAGATCGATATCCGGCGGCGGGCGGCGCAAGGCCATGTGTTCCCAGACGGCCACCAGGACCAGCACGCAACTGGTGATGCAGGCCAGGGTCAACGGCGTGTACAGGCGGCCATAGGCCATCGGGATCAGCGCCAGGATGATCAGGATGCCCAGCAGATGCGACAGCGGCGGCGTGGCGCGGTCATTGCTGACCCATTTGAACAGCGCATTGCCCAGCAGATACAGGATCGGCCCGCCCAGCAAGGCGCTGATGCCGGCGAAGCTCGCTTCATCCGGATGCACGAGCGCCAGTTCGTCGGCCACGGCGCTGACGATCACGCCGCCCACGATCAGCACGTGGATATACGTGTAAGCCTTGCGGGCGATGCGGCCCGGGTCCTTCGAGTGGGCGATGCGGTGGTGACCCGCCTCGGCGCCCGTATCGAAATAAATCCACCACATGGCGATGCTGCCGACCAGTGCCGACAAAAAGCCCAGCCAATTGCCGGCCGTCCATTCCAGACCCGCGAAGGTGGCGCCCGTCACCAGCAAGGATTCACCGAGGGCGATGATGACGAACAGGCCGCAGCGTTCGGCCATGTGGCTGCCATCGACATCCCAGTCGGCGATCGTCGAACGGCCCAGGCCCGGCAGGCCGAACTGCATCCATGGGCCGGCCAGGTCGATCAGCAGGGCCGCGCCCCACCAAAAGATGCGCTGCTCGGGCGACGCGAGGCCGCCGGCGATCCAGAAGATGCCGGACAGCACGGCCCACAGCGCGATGCGCTGGAAATTGCGGCGGCGCGCCAGCGCTTCATGGCGCACGGCCCACCAGGCGAACAGGGGCCGACCCACCTGCATGGCCACGTAGGCGCCCGCAAAGCCCAGGCCCCGCGTGCCGAACGCTTCAGGAATCGAGGCCGACATGATCAGGCCGCCCAGCATCAGCGCGAACAGGCTGATGCGCACGGGAATGCGCTCGGGGTCGAGCCAGTTGGTGATCCACGACGTAAAGATCCATGCCCACCAGACGGCCATCAGGAGCAGGCCCGTCTGCAGCCAGCCCATGGCGCTCAGGTGCGCCAGCAAGCCGTGCGACAGTTGCGTAACGGCAAACACGAACACCAGGTCGAAGAACAGCTCGATCATGCCCACCTTGCCGCTGTCCTGCCCGCCGCGCGTGCGCAACAGCGATTTTGTCAATTCCATAGATACTCTTTCATTCATGCTAGTAAAACGTTCAATTCGGGCGTTTATGACTTTACCGGCGTCAATAAGGGCAAGCCGGCAAAGTGCGCCGCCAGATTATCGACGACCAGTTGCCCCATCGCATGGCGCGTTTCCACGGTCAGGCTGCCCACATGCGGCGTCAGCACCACGTTCGGCAAGGCGCGCAAGGCGGCCGGCACGCGCGGTTCGTCCGCAAACACATCCAGACCTGCCGCGCCCAAGTGGCCATCCTGCAAGGCGGCAATCATGGCGTCTTCGTCGATGAGGGCGCCACGGGCGATATTGATCAGGGTGCCTTGCGGGCCCAGCGCGTCTAGCACGGTGCGGTCGATAATCTTGCGCGTGGCGGGCGTGCCCGGCGCGCAGACGATCAGATAATCGCATTCCTGCGCCAGGGCCAGCAAGGATTCGGCGCGCGGTACGGATGTGCCGGCAATGGCGCGGGGCTGAAAGTAGCGCACCTGGACGCCGAAGGCGGCCAGGCGCAGCGCGATGGCCTGGCCGATCTGGCCGAAGCCGAAGATGCCGGCCGTCTTGCCGCGCAGGCTGGAGGCGGGGGCGATGGCCTCGCGGCGTTCCCAGCCGCCATCGCGCACGAAACGGTCGAGCGTCACGATGTGCCGCGCGCTGGCCAGCAGCAAGGCCAACGCCACGTCGGCCACGTCATCCGTCAGCACGTTCGGCGTGGTGGTGACGGCGATGCCGCGCGCGCGGGCTGCGTCGAGGGCCACGCCATCGAGGCCCACGCCATTCACGGCGATGATTTCCAGGGCGGGCAGCAAGGCCATGTCGGTGGCGTTCAAGCCCAGCGCGCCCGTCGTCACGACGGCGCGGATGGCAGGCGCGCGTTCGGCCAGCCAGGCGTGGCGCTCGTCCGCCGGCACTTGCCAGGCGTGGTGGCAGGTATATTGCTGCTCCAGCTGCGCGTTGACGGCAGCCGAGGGGCTGGGAGCGAGGATGAGGAGTTCGGGTGGCATGGGCGTCCTGGGGCGTGTCGACATAAGGGTGGGAAACAAACGCAGACGCAACTTAGCATATTTGACGCCCAGCCGGGGATGGCTGCCCCGGAATGGCCGTCAATCCCATACCATTGATACGGTCTTTAGCCAGGGCAAGGCACGCGTTTCACCTTGCCGCCCGTCTTGAACGGGTCAGCGCCAGAGCCAGGATTCTCGGCCATGCCATAGCAGGTGGCGCCGCCGGCGCTGACCACGCGCGTGGCGGGCCGGCCATCAGCCGTCAGGTATTCCTCCACGCGAATGACGGGGCCGCCGCGCCAGGCGGAGGCGACCAGCTTCTGGAAAGCGCTTTCGCTTTTGAGTTCGGCTGCGGCCAGCCACGGCTTGTCTTGCTTGATTTCGCCGCGCAGGGACTTGTCGGCGGCCCCGGCGGCCAGACGGGCGCGCGTGCGCAAGTCTGCGGCGGGCGCAGCTGCGGGCGATTCTTCGGCAGGCACGGTGATGGTTTCTGCTGCAACGGCGGGCGATGCGAGGATGGCGGGAGGCGTGGCAGGCGCCGCACTGGCGCGCGCACGCGGCATGGGAAACGGCAGCGGCAGCGGCAAGGCCATCGACGGCGTCTGCGGCGGTGGACGGGGCGGCATCAGGCTCATGAAGGCCACTTCCGTGTATTGCTTGAGCTGGCGCGCCGGCAGCAGGAGGAAATACAGGCCCAGCGCGTGCATGGCGAGTATCAGCGCAACAGCCATGCCTTTCAGGCTCAAGCCCCGCCGCATGCGCAGGGAGGCGGACTGTAGATGGCGGAGCAATGGCATGCGGTTTCCTGTGGGCGCCGGGCGCGATGGCCCATTTTAGCGAAACTTGAGCATAGGCATTAATAAATCCATAAGGTATCGTCTGGCGCGCCTTTTTCCGCCAGATTCCAGTGCCTGCCTGGTGTTGTACGAATGGCGACTTTTTTTATGACATTCTCACACTTATTCACGCCCCGCTCGTCACTGGAATATAA is from Janthinobacterium sp. 61 and encodes:
- a CDS encoding MFS transporter; this encodes MKNTNWTLYTCSGVCALIMLDTNVVAVSLPSIARSLNASFVDVEWVVSAYMLAFASFLLPAGSIADRLGRRRVMLFGLAVFALASLLCGLAWTPFVLNVARAIKGLGAALLLTSALAVIGHTFHAEKERARAWSVWGAAMGVAMTVAPLLGGLITSAINWRWIFYLNLPVVAILMWLVGKHVDESKDASNASFDPLGALLFSAGLFCIIWGLIDASVAGWASHATVLRFMAGAALLAVFVLVERRQRAPMVDLSLFGRRVFVGAVLGMFGYAIAAQVMMTFLPLYLQNAFGFSAVLAGCAMLPFAVAMVVLSRLAPRAMRWLDDRGILVTGLLIVAVGNVATALAAASLQYGLVAAGMVVTGAGAGLLNGTTQKAILACIPRERTGMGSGISTTTRFVGIVLAVGALGAVLAMRTAASFDKLAWLHGLKASPEMIGRIVAGNAAEAFGQLPPAMQAVAQEAARHAFIDGFASVLYLAGGLAAVVAALVFVLARPVQKV
- a CDS encoding LysR family transcriptional regulator yields the protein MDKDMELRHFRCVLAVAHSLHFARAAAELGISPPALTKQVQETEHLLGTRLFQRSKRAVALTAAGELFVIEATRALAQLAQAQDVARRAGRGELGRLEIGYVASAAYSGVLQDQFARFRASHPGIHICAREQAMDTLPGLLDQGRVDLAFVRPPLHLPDGIDMVVLLRDRFVLALQADSPLARLDVAEPAALAQQAFIVPEQELGTLEVSRRGGFAPQVVSRPGSLVAVLTEVSLGVGCAIVPHSVMASVQLPGVCFRDLAAPQISSEIAVAFRRHEQAPAARAFIAQLRAAALN
- a CDS encoding XRE family transcriptional regulator encodes the protein MSTKPDELNQRIGARVRLEREALGWSLTELAARSGVSRAMVHKVERGDCSPTATLLARLSGAFGLSMSELIARAEMREGRLLRKAEQPVWIDPQSDYVRRHVSPASDMPLDLVHISLPPGAVVAMPAAAYVARRQLIWSLSGSLVFIEGDTRHVLDAGDCLELGPPADCVFSNETASDCTYAVVVLKQG
- a CDS encoding GNAT family N-acetyltransferase, encoding MHIRDAHAGDIEAITAIYNDAVSNTLAIWNERTVDAANRAAWLADRERAGYPVLVAIDAQHNVAGYASFGDWRPFEGFRHTVEHSVYVRADRRGAGVGKALMGELIVRARGLGKHVMVAGIEAGNAASIALHKQLGFEEVGLMRQVGTKFGAWLDLTFLQLQLDARSDPDGITPSR
- a CDS encoding low temperature requirement protein A, which codes for MTKSLLRTRGGQDSGKVGMIELFFDLVFVFAVTQLSHGLLAHLSAMGWLQTGLLLMAVWWAWIFTSWITNWLDPERIPVRISLFALMLGGLIMSASIPEAFGTRGLGFAGAYVAMQVGRPLFAWWAVRHEALARRRNFQRIALWAVLSGIFWIAGGLASPEQRIFWWGAALLIDLAGPWMQFGLPGLGRSTIADWDVDGSHMAERCGLFVIIALGESLLVTGATFAGLEWTAGNWLGFLSALVGSIAMWWIYFDTGAEAGHHRIAHSKDPGRIARKAYTYIHVLIVGGVIVSAVADELALVHPDEASFAGISALLGGPILYLLGNALFKWVSNDRATPPLSHLLGILIILALIPMAYGRLYTPLTLACITSCVLVLVAVWEHMALRRPPPDIDL
- a CDS encoding 2-hydroxyacid dehydrogenase; the protein is MPPELLILAPSPSAAVNAQLEQQYTCHHAWQVPADERHAWLAERAPAIRAVVTTGALGLNATDMALLPALEIIAVNGVGLDGVALDAARARGIAVTTTPNVLTDDVADVALALLLASARHIVTLDRFVRDGGWERREAIAPASSLRGKTAGIFGFGQIGQAIALRLAAFGVQVRYFQPRAIAGTSVPRAESLLALAQECDYLIVCAPGTPATRKIIDRTVLDALGPQGTLINIARGALIDEDAMIAALQDGHLGAAGLDVFADEPRVPAALRALPNVVLTPHVGSLTVETRHAMGQLVVDNLAAHFAGLPLLTPVKS